The Providencia sp. PROV188 genome includes a region encoding these proteins:
- the tmk gene encoding dTMP kinase, giving the protein MKNQFIVIEGLEGAGKTTAINTVVDTLKQAGIHDMVFTREPGGTPLAEKLRELIKQGIEGDRVTDKAELLMLYAARVQLVDTVIKPALSAGKWVIGDRHDLSSQAYQGGGREIDRHLMASLRDLVLGEFKPALTLYLDLPPELGLQRARSRGELDRIEKESLAFFERTRARYLELAAADDTILTIDASQNIEQVQADIRSTLLTWLAK; this is encoded by the coding sequence ATGAAAAACCAATTTATTGTTATTGAAGGATTAGAAGGTGCGGGTAAAACGACGGCAATCAATACCGTTGTTGACACATTAAAACAAGCTGGCATCCATGATATGGTGTTTACCCGTGAACCGGGTGGTACGCCGCTTGCGGAAAAACTACGTGAATTGATAAAGCAAGGCATTGAAGGTGATAGAGTCACCGACAAAGCTGAGCTATTAATGTTGTACGCGGCGCGTGTTCAGTTAGTTGATACCGTCATCAAGCCTGCGCTTTCTGCAGGAAAATGGGTTATCGGTGACAGACACGATTTATCCTCCCAAGCTTATCAAGGTGGTGGCCGTGAAATCGACCGCCATTTAATGGCTTCATTAAGAGACCTCGTCCTTGGTGAATTTAAACCTGCACTGACGCTCTATTTAGATTTACCGCCAGAATTGGGTTTACAACGCGCCCGCTCTCGCGGTGAATTAGACCGTATTGAGAAAGAATCACTGGCTTTCTTTGAACGTACTCGAGCGCGTTATTTAGAATTGGCAGCGGCAGACGACACGATTTTAACCATCGATGCGAGCCAAAATATTGAACAGGTGCAAGCCGATATTCGCAGTACTTTACTGACGTGGCTGGCAAAATAA
- the mltG gene encoding endolytic transglycosylase MltG, producing MKLAKKITLIVFVLAVIGAIVVYLQYRQILDYAKKPINIVQETIFTVPSGTGRVALEALLIKEKFIEEGHNFQLLLKARPELAQFKAGTYRLQPNMTVEQLLALIASGKEAQFSIRFIEGNKLADWSNILRDAPYMQHKTQDATPTELYAMLDFKEGDNLEGWLYPDTYLYTAGTSDVEILKRAYKRMQAAVDEEWKGRDKDLPYKNAYEMLIMASIVEKETGVDNERAQVASVFVNRLKKNMRLQTDPTVIYGLGENYRGKIYRSDLDNYTAYNTYKIDGLPPTPIAMPGLASIKAAAHPAKTDYLYFVADGTGGHTFSRNLNDHNRAVKVYRQIEQKN from the coding sequence ATGAAATTAGCGAAAAAAATAACACTGATTGTCTTTGTCCTTGCGGTTATTGGCGCGATTGTGGTGTATCTGCAATATCGCCAAATTCTTGATTATGCGAAAAAGCCCATAAACATTGTCCAAGAAACAATTTTTACTGTGCCTTCTGGAACAGGGCGAGTGGCCTTAGAAGCGTTGCTTATCAAAGAAAAATTCATTGAAGAAGGGCATAATTTCCAACTTCTTCTTAAAGCGCGTCCTGAATTAGCTCAATTCAAAGCGGGCACCTATCGCTTACAGCCAAATATGACTGTGGAGCAATTATTAGCGTTGATCGCCAGTGGAAAAGAAGCACAATTTAGTATTCGTTTTATTGAAGGTAACAAATTGGCTGATTGGAGCAATATTTTGCGTGATGCTCCCTATATGCAACATAAAACTCAAGATGCTACGCCAACTGAGCTTTATGCCATGCTGGATTTTAAAGAGGGAGATAACCTCGAAGGTTGGTTATACCCCGATACCTATTTATACACTGCGGGAACCAGCGACGTTGAGATACTCAAGCGCGCTTATAAACGCATGCAAGCTGCGGTGGACGAAGAGTGGAAAGGTCGCGATAAAGATCTACCCTATAAGAATGCCTATGAAATGTTGATCATGGCATCGATTGTTGAAAAAGAGACTGGCGTGGACAACGAACGTGCGCAGGTTGCTTCGGTGTTTGTGAATCGCTTGAAGAAAAATATGCGCTTACAAACAGATCCTACGGTTATCTACGGGTTAGGGGAAAACTATCGTGGTAAAATTTACCGTAGTGATTTGGATAACTATACCGCGTATAACACGTATAAAATCGATGGTTTACCGCCAACACCAATTGCCATGCCGGGTCTGGCTTCGATAAAAGCGGCAGCTCATCCAGCAAAAACAGATTATTTATACTTTGTCGCCGACGGTACAGGCGGACATACTTTTAGTCGCAATCTTAACGACCATAACCGCGCTGTTAAGGTTTACCGACAAATTGAGCAAAAGAATTGA
- the pabC gene encoding aminodeoxychorismate lyase, with product MTYWVNRVSCQQIDITDRAIAFGDGCFTTIHGVNQQAKMLDKHILRLQQDSARLKLPVIDWPQLTRHIEEVCEQQTDEEFVVKVMLSRGQGGRGYSSQGFEHPTIIVMVSPFPKHYAALQCQGASLLLSQIPLSRNPLLAGMKHLNRLEQVLIRQEIDDAKLDEAVVLDTNGAIVECCSANIFWRIGRDVYTPILSHSGVNGLMRQKIIAQLNNSQYHLAEVERFPAILTQCDEVIICNALMPVLPVKSIRFSEDKTIRYQSRELFEYLLLQRQI from the coding sequence ATGACTTATTGGGTTAACAGGGTTTCTTGTCAACAAATTGATATTACCGATCGCGCTATCGCCTTTGGTGATGGCTGCTTTACGACTATCCATGGTGTGAATCAACAAGCAAAGATGTTAGATAAGCACATTTTACGCCTACAGCAGGATTCTGCTCGTCTCAAATTACCGGTGATAGATTGGCCACAACTGACGCGACATATTGAAGAGGTTTGTGAGCAGCAAACGGATGAAGAGTTTGTGGTGAAAGTCATGTTAAGTCGTGGTCAGGGCGGTCGAGGTTATAGCTCTCAAGGATTTGAACATCCGACAATTATCGTGATGGTTTCTCCTTTCCCAAAACACTACGCAGCATTACAGTGCCAAGGGGCGTCGTTGTTGCTCAGTCAAATTCCATTAAGCCGCAATCCACTCTTAGCTGGCATGAAGCACTTAAATCGATTAGAGCAAGTGTTGATCCGCCAAGAAATTGATGATGCAAAATTAGACGAGGCCGTGGTGTTAGATACGAATGGCGCCATCGTTGAATGCTGTAGCGCCAATATTTTTTGGCGTATAGGGCGTGATGTTTACACTCCGATTCTTAGTCACTCCGGCGTCAATGGATTAATGAGACAAAAGATCATAGCACAGCTCAATAATAGTCAGTACCATCTGGCAGAAGTCGAGCGCTTTCCCGCCATTTTGACTCAATGTGATGAAGTGATTATTTGCAATGCTTTAATGCCTGTTTTACCGGTGAAAAGTATTCGGTTTTCAGAAGATAAAACAATCCGTTATCAATCAAGAGAACTGTTTGAGTATTTACTATTACAGCGACAAATTTAA
- the fabF gene encoding beta-ketoacyl-ACP synthase II encodes MSKRRVVVTGLGMLSPVGNAVESSWKAVCDGQSGISLIDHFDTTNHATKFAGLVKDFNYEDFDISRKDAKKMDPFIQYGIAAGYQAIKDAELEVTEANATRIGLAIGSGIGGLGLIQDNCESMLHGGPRKVSPFFVPSTIINMVAGHLSIMYGFRGPSISIATACTSGVHNIGHAARMIAYGDADVMLAGGAEKATTPLGVAGFGAARALSTRNDDPQAASRPWDKDRDGFVLGDGAGVIVLEEYEHAKARGAKIYAEVAGFGMSSDAYHMTSPPENGEGAALAMVNALNDAGIKPSDIGYINAHGTSTPAGDLAEAQAVISVFGEDTNVLVSSTKSMTGHLLGAAGAIESIFTILSLCDQIIPPTINLDNPDEGCKLDFVPGEARKVENMEYALCNSFGFGGTNGSLIFRRYHAE; translated from the coding sequence GTGTCTAAGCGTCGTGTAGTCGTAACCGGACTGGGCATGTTATCTCCTGTCGGCAACGCAGTTGAGTCATCATGGAAAGCTGTTTGTGACGGACAGAGTGGTATCAGCCTAATCGATCATTTTGATACTACTAACCACGCAACTAAATTTGCTGGCTTAGTAAAAGATTTCAACTACGAAGATTTTGACATCTCTCGCAAAGATGCGAAGAAGATGGACCCATTTATTCAATACGGTATTGCTGCGGGCTATCAAGCTATCAAAGATGCTGAATTGGAAGTAACAGAAGCCAATGCTACTCGTATCGGTTTGGCGATTGGTTCTGGTATTGGCGGGTTAGGTCTCATTCAAGACAACTGTGAATCTATGTTACACGGCGGTCCTCGTAAAGTGAGCCCATTCTTCGTACCTTCAACAATCATCAATATGGTTGCTGGTCACTTAAGCATTATGTATGGCTTTCGTGGTCCTAGCATCTCAATCGCTACTGCATGTACCTCTGGTGTTCATAATATTGGGCACGCAGCACGTATGATTGCGTATGGTGATGCTGATGTGATGTTGGCAGGTGGTGCCGAAAAAGCAACAACACCATTAGGTGTCGCTGGCTTTGGTGCAGCACGTGCATTATCAACCCGTAATGATGACCCACAAGCGGCTAGTCGCCCATGGGACAAAGACCGTGACGGTTTTGTTCTGGGTGATGGTGCAGGGGTTATCGTACTTGAAGAATATGAACATGCTAAAGCGCGTGGTGCGAAAATTTACGCAGAAGTCGCAGGCTTTGGTATGAGCAGTGATGCTTACCACATGACGTCACCACCAGAAAATGGTGAAGGCGCTGCATTAGCGATGGTGAATGCGCTAAATGATGCAGGCATTAAGCCAAGTGATATTGGCTATATCAATGCTCACGGTACATCAACACCAGCAGGTGACTTAGCGGAAGCGCAAGCGGTTATCTCTGTATTTGGTGAAGACACGAATGTATTAGTCAGTTCAACAAAATCCATGACAGGTCACTTATTAGGTGCTGCGGGTGCGATTGAATCTATCTTTACTATTCTGTCTCTGTGTGACCAAATCATTCCACCAACAATCAACTTAGATAATCCTGATGAGGGTTGTAAGCTTGATTTTGTTCCGGGTGAAGCCCGTAAAGTTGAAAACATGGAGTATGCTCTGTGTAACTCATTCGGCTTTGGTGGTACTAACGGTTCCTTAATTTTCCGTCGTTATCACGCGGAATAA
- the acpP gene encoding acyl carrier protein, translated as MSTIEERVKKIIVEQLGVKEEEVVNTASFVDDLGADSLDTVELVMALEEEFDCEIPDEEAEKITTVQAAIDYVKASE; from the coding sequence ATGAGCACTATCGAAGAACGCGTTAAGAAAATCATCGTTGAACAACTGGGTGTTAAAGAGGAAGAAGTTGTGAATACAGCTTCATTTGTTGATGACTTGGGCGCTGATTCTCTTGACACAGTAGAACTGGTTATGGCTCTGGAAGAAGAGTTCGATTGCGAAATCCCTGACGAAGAAGCTGAAAAGATCACTACAGTACAGGCTGCAATTGACTACGTCAAAGCATCTGAGTAA
- the fabG gene encoding 3-oxoacyl-ACP reductase FabG: protein MSFEGKIALVTGASRGIGKAIALTLTARGATVIGTATSEKGAQAITAYLDGKGKGLALNVTDPASIEETLTQIRAEFGEIDILVNNAGITRDNLLMRMKDDEWQDIIDTNLSSVYRLSKSVLRAMMKKRCGRIISIASVVGVMGNAGQTNYAAAKAGLIGFSKSLAREVASRGITVNVVAPGFIETDMTKALTDEQRAGILSQVPANRLGDAQEIASAVAFLASDEAAYITGETLHVNGGMYMI from the coding sequence ATGAGCTTTGAAGGAAAAATTGCACTGGTAACTGGTGCTAGCCGTGGGATCGGTAAAGCGATTGCTTTAACCTTGACTGCACGCGGTGCGACCGTTATCGGTACTGCAACAAGCGAAAAAGGCGCGCAAGCAATTACTGCCTATTTAGATGGCAAAGGTAAAGGCTTAGCGTTAAACGTGACAGATCCAGCATCAATTGAAGAAACATTGACCCAGATCCGTGCGGAATTTGGCGAAATTGATATTTTAGTTAATAATGCTGGTATTACGCGTGATAACTTATTGATGCGTATGAAGGATGATGAGTGGCAAGATATTATTGACACGAATCTTTCATCCGTTTACCGTTTGTCTAAATCCGTTTTGCGTGCCATGATGAAAAAGCGTTGTGGGCGTATTATTTCTATCGCATCTGTTGTGGGTGTCATGGGAAATGCGGGACAAACAAACTACGCGGCAGCGAAAGCTGGGCTGATTGGTTTTAGTAAATCATTAGCTCGAGAAGTCGCTTCTCGTGGTATCACTGTTAACGTTGTAGCGCCTGGTTTTATCGAAACTGATATGACTAAGGCATTGACAGACGAACAACGTGCAGGCATTTTATCTCAGGTTCCTGCGAATAGACTGGGTGATGCACAAGAAATTGCCAGTGCTGTAGCATTTTTAGCTTCTGACGAAGCTGCTTACATCACAGGTGAAACATTGCATGTCAATGGTGGCATGTACATGATCTAA
- the fabD gene encoding ACP S-malonyltransferase has product MTQFAMVFPGQGSQSLGMLADLAEQNQLVKETFAEASEALGYDLWALVQNGPEEELNKTWQTQPALLAASVAIFRVWQAKNGKMPALMAGHSLGEYSALVCAGVIDFKQAIKLVELRGKLMQEAVPEGTGAMYAIIGLDNESIEKACKDAAQGQVVSPVNFNSPGQVVIAGEKAAVERAGAACKEAGAKRALPLSVSVPSHCALMKPAADKLAEALEKIEFCEPTYPVINNVDVKMETSAKNIRDALVRQLYNPVRWTETVEFMAEQGIEQLVEMGPGKVLTGLTKRIVSNLTAVAVNDPVSLDSALETI; this is encoded by the coding sequence ATGACACAATTTGCTATGGTATTCCCGGGACAAGGTTCCCAGTCTTTAGGAATGTTAGCTGATTTAGCAGAACAAAATCAGCTGGTTAAAGAAACATTCGCTGAAGCGTCTGAAGCATTGGGTTACGATCTCTGGGCACTAGTTCAAAATGGACCCGAAGAAGAGTTAAATAAAACATGGCAGACTCAACCCGCATTATTAGCAGCGTCTGTAGCTATCTTCCGTGTTTGGCAAGCAAAAAATGGCAAAATGCCTGCATTGATGGCAGGTCACAGCCTTGGAGAATATTCAGCGCTAGTTTGTGCGGGCGTTATCGACTTCAAACAAGCCATTAAATTAGTGGAACTGCGCGGTAAACTGATGCAAGAAGCGGTTCCTGAAGGCACGGGCGCAATGTATGCAATCATCGGTTTAGATAACGAATCTATCGAGAAAGCATGCAAGGATGCAGCACAAGGGCAGGTGGTTTCACCTGTTAACTTTAACTCACCGGGTCAAGTTGTTATTGCGGGTGAGAAAGCTGCGGTTGAGCGTGCAGGTGCTGCTTGTAAAGAAGCCGGCGCAAAACGTGCATTGCCACTGTCTGTAAGCGTGCCTTCCCACTGTGCATTAATGAAGCCAGCTGCAGATAAATTAGCTGAAGCATTAGAAAAAATTGAATTTTGTGAGCCGACCTATCCAGTTATTAACAACGTTGATGTTAAAATGGAAACGTCTGCGAAAAATATCCGTGATGCATTAGTGCGCCAATTATATAATCCGGTGCGCTGGACTGAAACAGTCGAATTCATGGCAGAACAAGGCATTGAGCAATTGGTTGAGATGGGTCCAGGTAAAGTCCTGACTGGTCTAACCAAGCGAATTGTCTCTAATTTAACTGCCGTTGCAGTCAATGATCCTGTATCATTAGACTCGGCTTTAGAAACTATCTGA
- a CDS encoding beta-ketoacyl-ACP synthase III, with amino-acid sequence MYSKILGTGSYLPSQVRTNADLEKMVDTSDEWIVTRTGIKERRISADDENVSTMGFQAAKNALEMAQVDSSEIGLIIVATTSATHAFPSAACQIQQMLEINDCAAFDVAAACAGFTYAISIADQFVKTGMTKKALVIGADALSKTLDPNDRGTIILFGDAAGAVVIGASEEPGIISTHLHADGRYGDLLSLPNRSRCSDDQAYLSMTGNEVFKVAVRELAHIVDETLAQNDIAKEELDWLVPHQANLRIISATAKKLDMTMDKVVVTLDRHGNTSAASVPTALDEAVRDGRIQRGQLVLLEAFGGGFTWGSALVRF; translated from the coding sequence ATGTACAGTAAAATATTAGGAACAGGCAGCTATTTGCCATCGCAAGTTCGTACCAATGCTGATCTGGAAAAAATGGTTGATACTTCTGATGAATGGATTGTAACGCGTACGGGTATTAAAGAGAGACGAATTTCAGCTGACGATGAGAACGTGTCCACAATGGGTTTCCAAGCAGCAAAAAATGCGCTGGAAATGGCACAGGTCGACAGCAGTGAAATTGGTTTAATTATTGTCGCGACAACATCCGCAACTCACGCATTCCCAAGCGCTGCATGTCAAATTCAGCAAATGCTGGAAATTAATGACTGTGCGGCATTTGATGTAGCAGCAGCTTGCGCTGGTTTTACTTATGCTATCAGTATCGCTGATCAGTTCGTTAAAACGGGCATGACTAAAAAAGCATTGGTGATTGGTGCGGATGCGTTATCTAAAACGTTAGACCCGAATGATCGCGGAACCATTATTCTATTTGGTGATGCTGCGGGCGCTGTGGTAATTGGCGCTTCTGAAGAACCGGGTATCATTTCTACACATCTGCACGCTGATGGGCGTTATGGAGATTTACTCTCCTTACCAAACCGTAGCCGCTGTTCAGATGACCAAGCTTACTTGTCCATGACAGGTAACGAAGTATTCAAAGTTGCTGTGCGTGAATTAGCCCATATCGTTGATGAAACATTGGCGCAAAACGACATAGCAAAAGAAGAACTTGATTGGTTAGTACCACATCAAGCAAATTTACGAATTATTTCCGCGACCGCAAAAAAATTGGATATGACCATGGATAAAGTGGTTGTTACGCTGGATCGTCATGGAAATACTTCTGCGGCATCAGTCCCAACAGCACTCGATGAAGCAGTGCGTGATGGTCGCATTCAGCGTGGCCAATTAGTGTTATTAGAAGCATTTGGTGGCGGCTTTACTTGGGGCTCCGCACTGGTTCGTTTTTAA
- the plsX gene encoding phosphate acyltransferase PlsX gives MASLTIALDAMGGDVGPRVTVPAALQALASNPALKLLLVGQPEAIHPLLAQQSAEQISRIEIIPAENVIANDAKPSHAIRQSKGTSMRVALELVKTGQAQACVSAGNTGALMGLAKLMLKSIEGIERPALMTILPNQKKGKTVVLDLGANVNCSSEMLVQFAVMGSVMAEEVANINQPKVALLNIGEEESKGLDNIREAAAMLKETASINYIGYVEGNELLTGKTDVLVCDGFAGNVSLKTMEGVIRVILSLLKSAGEENKKSSWFMQLAKKWLKKRLMKRFGDMNPDQYNGATLLGLKGIVIKSHGAANENAFKAAIERAVQAVERQVPERITARLNIVLPRSDQ, from the coding sequence TTGGCTAGTCTAACCATCGCGTTAGATGCCATGGGCGGGGATGTTGGTCCCCGCGTCACGGTGCCTGCTGCATTGCAGGCACTGGCATCTAATCCAGCATTAAAATTACTGCTTGTCGGTCAACCCGAAGCCATTCATCCCTTGCTTGCACAACAAAGTGCTGAGCAAATTTCGCGTATCGAAATTATCCCTGCTGAAAACGTCATTGCTAACGATGCTAAGCCATCCCATGCAATTCGCCAAAGCAAAGGGACATCAATGCGAGTGGCATTAGAGTTAGTGAAGACAGGTCAAGCGCAGGCTTGCGTGAGTGCAGGTAATACGGGTGCATTGATGGGCTTGGCAAAATTGATGTTAAAATCAATTGAGGGTATTGAACGTCCAGCGTTAATGACCATTTTGCCAAATCAGAAAAAAGGAAAAACCGTTGTCCTCGATTTAGGGGCTAACGTGAATTGCAGCAGTGAAATGCTCGTGCAATTTGCAGTGATGGGTTCAGTGATGGCGGAAGAAGTTGCCAACATCAATCAACCTAAAGTCGCTTTACTCAATATTGGTGAAGAAGAGAGTAAAGGGCTGGACAATATCCGCGAAGCCGCCGCTATGTTAAAAGAAACGGCGTCAATTAATTACATTGGTTATGTTGAAGGCAACGAGTTGCTGACAGGTAAAACAGATGTATTAGTGTGTGACGGCTTCGCAGGTAATGTCTCACTAAAAACAATGGAAGGGGTGATTCGTGTCATTCTTTCATTGTTAAAATCAGCCGGTGAAGAGAACAAAAAAAGCAGTTGGTTTATGCAACTCGCTAAGAAATGGTTGAAAAAACGGCTAATGAAGCGTTTTGGGGATATGAACCCCGACCAGTATAACGGCGCGACTCTGTTAGGATTAAAAGGGATTGTCATCAAAAGTCATGGCGCAGCGAATGAGAATGCGTTTAAAGCCGCGATTGAACGTGCGGTACAGGCTGTTGAACGACAAGTTCCCGAAAGAATAACAGCTCGACTTAATATTGTTTTACCCAGGAGTGATCAATAA
- the rpmF gene encoding 50S ribosomal protein L32, whose translation MAVQQNKPTRSKRGMRRSHDALTATLVSVDKTSGETHLRHHVTADGYYRGRKVISK comes from the coding sequence ATGGCCGTACAACAGAATAAACCAACTCGTTCAAAACGCGGTATGCGTCGTTCACATGATGCACTGACTGCTACCCTAGTTTCTGTAGATAAAACTTCCGGTGAAACTCACCTGCGTCACCACGTGACTGCAGATGGTTACTACCGTGGCCGTAAGGTTATCAGCAAGTAA
- the yceD gene encoding 23S rRNA accumulation protein YceD gives MQKVKLPLTIDAQRAAQKNLDYVGSYTPEQVTRIAESVVSVDSDVESKLSFKIDNQRLTVIEGHSELDVTLQCQRCRKDFKHHVYVSYCFSPVVSDEKAEALPEQYEPVYVDEFGEINLLGMLEDEIILSLPVVPVHDSEHCEVSEADMVYGELPPEVEKPNPFAVLASLKKST, from the coding sequence ATGCAAAAGGTAAAATTACCCCTGACTATCGATGCGCAGCGTGCAGCTCAGAAAAACCTCGACTATGTCGGGAGTTACACACCTGAGCAAGTTACACGAATTGCCGAATCAGTAGTCAGTGTAGATAGTGATGTTGAAAGCAAATTATCATTTAAAATTGATAATCAGCGCTTGACGGTCATAGAGGGGCATTCTGAATTGGATGTCACCCTACAATGCCAACGTTGCAGAAAAGATTTCAAACATCATGTCTACGTATCGTATTGTTTTAGTCCTGTCGTCAGTGACGAAAAGGCCGAAGCATTACCGGAACAGTATGAACCAGTTTATGTAGATGAATTTGGTGAAATAAATTTGCTGGGAATGTTAGAAGATGAAATAATTCTATCCCTACCAGTGGTTCCGGTTCATGATTCTGAACACTGTGAAGTGTCCGAAGCGGACATGGTGTATGGTGAACTACCTCCTGAGGTAGAGAAACCAAATCCATTTGCCGTATTAGCCAGTTTAAAGAAAAGTACTTAA
- a CDS encoding Maf family protein, producing the protein MKSIILASTSEYRQALLKKLGIPFLAAAPNIDETPVLQESAQALVMRLSHEKANALAQRYPQHLIIGSDQVCVIDDKIVGKPHNFDNAFKQLKAASGHRVTFYTGLCLLDSATGKFNLQCEPFDVYFRQLTDEEITQYLNKDEPYQCAGSFKSEGLGISLFDKLSGRDPNTLIGLPTILLLEMLRQHGVNPLLD; encoded by the coding sequence ATGAAATCGATTATTTTGGCGTCAACCTCTGAATACCGACAAGCCTTACTGAAGAAGTTGGGTATCCCATTTCTCGCCGCCGCGCCCAACATTGATGAAACCCCTGTTTTACAGGAATCGGCTCAAGCTTTAGTGATGCGCTTATCTCACGAAAAAGCCAATGCATTGGCTCAACGGTATCCACAACATTTAATTATTGGCTCTGACCAAGTTTGCGTCATCGACGATAAAATCGTCGGAAAGCCGCATAATTTTGATAATGCCTTTAAACAACTCAAGGCAGCGTCAGGTCATCGGGTGACTTTTTATACTGGGCTTTGCTTATTAGATAGTGCGACAGGTAAATTCAATCTCCAGTGCGAACCCTTCGATGTCTATTTTAGACAGCTCACTGATGAAGAAATCACCCAATACCTAAATAAAGACGAACCTTATCAATGTGCGGGTAGTTTTAAATCGGAAGGACTAGGCATTAGCCTGTTTGATAAACTTTCAGGGCGAGATCCAAACACACTGATTGGTTTGCCGACTATTTTATTGCTGGAAATGTTACGCCAGCATGGCGTCAATCCACTCTTAGACTAA
- the rluC gene encoding 23S rRNA pseudouridine(955/2504/2580) synthase RluC, with product MKTENQVQFIDISDDEAGQRIDNFLLSKLKGVPKSMIYRIIRKGEVRVNKGRIKPEYKLLEGDQVRVPPVRVAERETAPVSAKLDKVAALTDCILFEDESILVINKPSGTAVHGGSGLSFGVIEGLRALRPEARFLELVHRLDRDTSGILLVAKKRSALRALHEQLRLKQMQKDYLALVRGNWQSHTKVVQAPLLKNILQSGERIVRVSSEGKPSETRFKVEERFENATLVKASPVTGRTHQIRVHTLHAGHPIAFDDRYGDRQFDSQLADTGLKRLFLHAYSLKFTHPKTGEEMRVVAPLHNDLNQCLKVLRAKKAQ from the coding sequence ATGAAAACAGAAAACCAAGTCCAATTTATTGATATTAGCGATGACGAAGCAGGGCAACGCATTGATAATTTCTTGCTGAGCAAGTTAAAAGGTGTTCCTAAGAGCATGATTTATCGCATCATCCGTAAAGGTGAAGTGCGCGTCAACAAAGGGCGAATTAAGCCTGAATACAAACTACTCGAAGGGGATCAAGTTCGCGTGCCGCCAGTGCGTGTGGCTGAACGTGAAACCGCACCTGTTTCAGCGAAATTGGATAAGGTGGCAGCATTAACAGATTGCATTCTATTTGAAGATGAATCCATTCTAGTCATTAATAAGCCATCAGGTACCGCGGTTCATGGTGGCAGTGGATTAAGCTTTGGCGTGATTGAAGGGCTGCGCGCATTACGTCCAGAAGCCCGCTTTTTAGAGCTGGTACATCGTTTAGACAGAGATACTTCCGGCATCTTATTGGTTGCTAAAAAACGTTCGGCGTTACGTGCGCTTCACGAACAATTACGCCTGAAACAGATGCAAAAAGATTATTTAGCGTTAGTGCGCGGTAATTGGCAGTCACATACTAAAGTTGTGCAAGCGCCGTTATTGAAAAATATTTTACAAAGCGGTGAGCGTATTGTTCGAGTGAGTAGTGAAGGCAAGCCTTCTGAAACACGCTTTAAAGTCGAAGAACGTTTTGAAAATGCAACGTTAGTTAAAGCGAGCCCAGTAACCGGGCGCACTCACCAGATCCGCGTGCATACTTTGCATGCAGGCCATCCAATTGCTTTTGATGATCGTTATGGTGATAGGCAATTTGATAGCCAGCTGGCAGATACAGGGCTGAAACGTTTGTTTTTGCACGCGTATTCACTGAAATTTACTCATCCTAAAACAGGTGAAGAGATGCGAGTCGTTGCGCCGTTACATAACGATTTGAATCAGTGCCTGAAAGTTTTGAGAGCGAAAAAAGCGCAGTAA